Proteins encoded by one window of Acetivibrio thermocellus ATCC 27405:
- a CDS encoding methyl-accepting chemotaxis protein, whose protein sequence is MLRWYYNLKISAKLIIGFLLLALVAGVVGVVALSNINNMSQADAELYEKNTLGINYAAGASLRFQRMRYNTAKLLVYDAEQVSKGIEKIQEHVENTEKYLSLYESTVINETDRIQLQELKALWEKYKSLVDKEVELVKSGKTEEARQLLLSDIDDIGDTLRDYFEAFVEYNTTAAKEKVDENKQVASTASTVMIVVIFVGILIAIALGVFISRIISKPIGQMVEAADRLALGDVEVDVKAETRDEIGKLAESFKRMIENIREQAYVVERIAAGDMTVDVRVKSDKDLLGKKLKEMVDTNNEVLSNINEVAAQVAAGAKQVSDSSMQLSQGATEQASSIEELTASLEQVANQTQLSAKNANQANELAEVAKNNAEQGNKQMAEMLNAMEEINNSSSNISRIIKVIDEIAFQTNILALNAAVEAARAGQHGKGFAVVAEEVRNLAARSANAAKETTELIEGTIKRTENGTKIARETAEALNKIVEGISKAATLVNDIAVASNEQAAAITQINQGIAQVSQVVQTNSATSEESAAASEELSSQAELLKRSIAKFKLKNMGKMTSNRYKEVSPEIMRMLEDYTENKQPKSYSKEENGEYSDGKETAEKDVGGLKQKILLSDSEFGKY, encoded by the coding sequence ATGCTCAGATGGTATTATAATTTAAAAATATCAGCAAAATTAATTATTGGTTTTCTCCTGCTTGCATTGGTTGCAGGAGTTGTCGGAGTTGTTGCCCTTTCAAACATCAATAATATGAGCCAGGCGGATGCCGAACTGTATGAAAAAAACACATTGGGTATCAACTATGCTGCCGGTGCTTCCTTGAGGTTTCAGAGAATGAGATATAATACTGCAAAACTTCTGGTATATGATGCAGAACAGGTAAGTAAAGGTATAGAAAAAATTCAAGAACATGTTGAAAATACTGAAAAATATTTAAGTTTGTATGAAAGTACAGTTATAAACGAAACCGACCGCATTCAGCTTCAAGAATTAAAGGCGTTGTGGGAAAAGTATAAATCTTTGGTTGACAAAGAAGTTGAACTTGTTAAATCGGGGAAAACCGAAGAAGCAAGACAGTTGCTTCTTTCAGATATTGATGATATTGGAGATACTCTGAGAGACTATTTTGAGGCTTTTGTGGAATATAATACTACTGCAGCGAAGGAAAAAGTGGATGAAAATAAGCAAGTTGCGTCAACTGCTTCAACTGTAATGATAGTTGTGATATTTGTAGGCATATTAATAGCTATTGCTTTGGGAGTGTTTATATCCAGGATTATCAGCAAACCTATCGGCCAGATGGTGGAAGCTGCCGACAGGCTTGCCCTTGGAGACGTGGAAGTGGATGTCAAGGCTGAAACCAGGGATGAAATAGGAAAACTGGCCGAATCTTTCAAAAGAATGATAGAAAATATCCGTGAACAGGCGTATGTAGTAGAAAGAATTGCTGCGGGAGACATGACTGTCGATGTAAGAGTCAAATCCGACAAAGACTTGCTGGGTAAAAAACTTAAGGAAATGGTTGATACAAATAATGAAGTGCTTTCAAATATCAATGAAGTTGCTGCACAGGTGGCAGCAGGAGCAAAACAGGTATCCGACTCAAGCATGCAGCTTTCGCAAGGAGCAACTGAACAGGCAAGCTCGATAGAAGAGCTGACAGCTTCCCTTGAACAGGTGGCGAACCAGACACAGCTTAGTGCCAAGAATGCGAATCAGGCCAATGAACTGGCTGAAGTTGCAAAAAACAATGCAGAGCAAGGGAACAAGCAAATGGCTGAAATGCTCAATGCCATGGAGGAAATCAATAATTCTTCATCAAATATCTCCAGAATTATCAAAGTGATAGACGAAATTGCGTTCCAGACCAATATTCTTGCACTGAATGCCGCAGTTGAGGCGGCAAGGGCCGGACAACACGGAAAAGGATTTGCGGTTGTGGCGGAAGAAGTAAGAAACCTGGCGGCAAGATCGGCGAATGCTGCGAAAGAAACCACGGAACTTATTGAGGGAACAATCAAGCGGACTGAAAATGGTACAAAGATAGCCCGGGAAACTGCCGAAGCTCTCAACAAAATAGTTGAAGGCATATCAAAGGCTGCTACGCTGGTTAATGATATAGCTGTTGCCTCCAACGAACAAGCTGCGGCAATTACTCAAATAAATCAGGGAATTGCCCAGGTATCCCAGGTGGTACAGACCAACTCGGCAACATCGGAAGAAAGTGCTGCTGCAAGTGAAGAGCTGTCAAGTCAGGCTGAGCTTTTGAAACGGTCCATTGCAAAATTCAAGTTAAAAAATATGGGAAAAATGACATCCAACAGATATAAGGAAGTTAGTCCTGAAATAATGAGGATGCTTGAAGACTATACGGAAAACAAGCAACCGAAAAGTTACAGTAAGGAAGAAAATGGAGAATATAGTGATGGAAAGGAAACAGCTGAGAAGGATGTTGGAGGTTTAAAACAGAAGATATTGTTGTCTGACAGTGAGTTCGGTAAATACTAG
- a CDS encoding glycoside hydrolase family 9 protein, whose product MRLVNSLGRRKILLILAVIVAFSTVLLFAKLWGRKTSSTLDEVGSKTHGDLTAENKNGGYLPEEEIPDQPPATGAFNYGEALQKAIFFYECQRSGKLDPSTLRLNWRGDSGLDDGKDAGIDLTGGWYDAGDHVKFNLPMSYSAAMLGWAVYEYEDAFKQSGQYNHILNNIKWACDYFIKCHPEKDVYYYQVGDGHADHAWWGPAEVMPMERPSYKVDRSSPGSTVVAETSAALAIASIIFKKVDGEYSKECLKHAKELFEFADTTKSDDGYTAANGFYNSWSGFYDELSWAAVWLYLATNDSSYLDKAESYSDKWGYEPQTNIPKYKWAQCWDDVTYGTYLLLARIKNDNGKYKEAIERHLDWWTTGYNGERITYTPKGLAWLDQWGSLRYATTTAFLACVYSDWENGDKEKAKTYLEFARSQADYALGSTGRSFVVGFGENPPKRPHHRTAHGSWADSQMEPPEHRHVLYGALVGGPDSTDNYTDDISNYTCNEVACDYNAGFVGLLAKMYKLYGGSPDPKFNGIEEVPEDEIFVEAGVNASGNNFIEIKAIVNNKSGWPARVCENLSFRYFINIEEIVNAGKSASDLQVSSSYNQGAKLSDVKHYKDNIYYVEVDLSGTKIYPGGQSAYKKEVQFRISAPEGTVFNPENDYSYQGLSAGTVVKSEYIPVYDAGVLVFGREPGSASKSTSKDNGLSKATPTVKTESQPTAKHTQNPASDFKTPANQNSVKKDQGIKGEVVLQYANGNAGATSNSINPRFKIINNGTKAINLSDVKIRYYYTKEGGASQNFWCDWSSAGNSNVTGNFFNLSSPKEGADTCLEVGFGSGAGTLDPGGSVEVQIRFSKEDWSNYNQSNDYSFNPSASDYTDWNRVTLYISNKLVYGKEP is encoded by the coding sequence ATGAGGCTGGTTAACAGTTTGGGAAGAAGAAAAATTCTTTTGATACTTGCTGTTATTGTAGCTTTCAGCACTGTTCTGTTGTTTGCAAAGCTATGGGGGCGAAAGACTTCAAGTACTTTGGATGAGGTTGGTTCAAAAACTCATGGTGATTTGACGGCAGAAAATAAAAACGGCGGATATTTACCAGAGGAAGAGATTCCAGATCAGCCTCCGGCAACCGGGGCCTTCAACTACGGTGAAGCGTTGCAAAAAGCAATTTTTTTCTATGAGTGTCAAAGATCCGGAAAGCTCGATCCCTCAACTCTTCGCCTAAATTGGCGGGGAGATTCGGGACTGGATGACGGAAAAGATGCAGGAATTGATCTTACCGGCGGATGGTATGATGCGGGAGATCACGTAAAATTTAATTTGCCCATGTCTTATTCGGCGGCTATGCTGGGGTGGGCGGTGTATGAATATGAAGATGCGTTTAAACAGAGTGGACAGTATAACCACATATTGAATAACATAAAATGGGCTTGTGATTATTTTATAAAATGTCATCCGGAAAAGGATGTGTACTATTACCAGGTGGGCGACGGTCATGCTGACCATGCGTGGTGGGGTCCTGCCGAAGTAATGCCTATGGAAAGGCCGTCGTACAAAGTTGACAGGTCATCGCCGGGTTCCACGGTTGTGGCAGAGACGTCGGCAGCTTTAGCTATAGCATCGATAATATTTAAGAAAGTGGATGGTGAATACTCGAAAGAATGTTTAAAGCATGCAAAAGAACTGTTTGAATTTGCGGACACCACAAAAAGCGATGATGGGTACACTGCAGCCAATGGTTTTTATAATTCATGGAGCGGATTTTATGATGAGCTTTCCTGGGCAGCTGTATGGCTTTATCTTGCTACCAATGATTCTTCATATTTGGATAAAGCGGAAAGTTATTCTGACAAATGGGGTTATGAGCCACAGACGAACATACCGAAGTATAAGTGGGCTCAATGCTGGGATGATGTGACTTATGGCACTTATCTTCTTTTGGCCAGGATTAAAAATGACAACGGAAAATATAAAGAAGCGATAGAAAGGCATCTTGATTGGTGGACAACCGGATACAACGGTGAAAGAATTACATATACTCCGAAGGGACTTGCATGGCTCGACCAGTGGGGATCATTGAGGTATGCAACCACAACGGCATTTCTGGCATGTGTTTATTCCGATTGGGAGAACGGTGATAAGGAAAAAGCAAAAACTTATCTGGAGTTTGCAAGAAGCCAGGCGGATTATGCTTTGGGAAGCACGGGAAGAAGCTTTGTTGTGGGTTTTGGAGAAAATCCACCGAAAAGGCCCCATCACAGAACTGCTCACGGTTCATGGGCGGACAGTCAGATGGAGCCTCCCGAACACAGGCATGTTCTTTATGGTGCCCTTGTGGGAGGACCTGACAGCACGGACAACTACACCGACGACATCAGTAATTACACCTGCAATGAAGTTGCCTGTGACTATAATGCAGGTTTTGTGGGACTGCTTGCAAAAATGTACAAGCTTTATGGCGGAAGTCCCGATCCCAAATTTAACGGTATAGAAGAAGTTCCGGAGGATGAAATATTCGTTGAAGCCGGTGTGAATGCATCGGGAAACAATTTCATTGAAATAAAAGCGATAGTTAATAATAAATCGGGCTGGCCTGCAAGAGTATGTGAGAATTTATCCTTTAGATATTTTATCAACATTGAAGAGATTGTGAATGCGGGAAAAAGTGCAAGCGACCTGCAAGTGAGCTCCAGCTACAATCAGGGGGCAAAACTGTCCGATGTAAAGCACTACAAGGACAATATTTATTATGTGGAAGTGGATTTGTCGGGGACAAAAATATATCCCGGGGGACAATCGGCATACAAGAAGGAAGTGCAGTTTAGAATTTCCGCGCCGGAGGGCACGGTGTTTAATCCGGAAAACGACTATTCCTATCAGGGACTTTCGGCAGGTACGGTTGTAAAGTCTGAGTATATTCCGGTATATGATGCCGGGGTGCTGGTATTTGGAAGGGAACCGGGCTCAGCATCGAAAAGCACGTCTAAAGACAATGGTTTGTCCAAGGCAACTCCCACGGTGAAAACTGAATCTCAGCCGACAGCAAAACACACTCAAAATCCTGCCTCAGACTTTAAAACTCCAGCCAATCAGAACAGTGTAAAAAAAGACCAAGGCATAAAAGGAGAAGTGGTATTACAGTACGCAAACGGGAATGCAGGTGCTACGTCAAACAGTATTAATCCGAGGTTTAAAATAATTAACAACGGTACAAAAGCCATAAATTTGTCCGATGTCAAGATTAGATATTATTACACAAAAGAAGGGGGCGCATCTCAAAACTTCTGGTGTGATTGGAGCAGTGCCGGCAATTCAAATGTTACAGGAAACTTCTTTAATCTTTCTTCACCGAAAGAAGGAGCGGACACCTGTCTTGAAGTTGGTTTCGGAAGTGGGGCCGGAACCCTTGATCCTGGTGGAAGCGTTGAAGTACAGATAAGGTTTTCAAAGGAAGACTGGTCAAACTATAACCAGTCAAACGATTATTCTTTCAATCCGTCTGCTTCCGATTATACGGATTGGAACAGGGTGACGTTGTATATTTCAAACAAGCTTGTTTACGGCAAAGAACCTTGA
- a CDS encoding DUF2935 domain-containing protein: MQFCYGDKNHIRILEEAEFWKRQEAEHTVVIRKIVQDLEEKFTEKLDEYQKILSATEATILQYIETLNRSGYVITSELVQKIANIIEITLRQSQTFVNFLNCMAKESAAVANNLTASVVINHIVRESEYYIGIAKAYLSHVAYR, encoded by the coding sequence ATGCAGTTTTGCTACGGCGACAAGAATCACATAAGAATTCTGGAGGAAGCTGAATTTTGGAAAAGACAAGAAGCAGAGCATACCGTGGTAATCAGAAAAATTGTACAGGACTTGGAAGAGAAGTTCACAGAAAAGCTGGATGAATACCAAAAGATTCTCAGCGCGACAGAAGCCACAATTCTGCAATATATTGAGACACTGAACAGATCAGGCTATGTGATAACTTCTGAATTGGTACAAAAAATTGCAAATATTATTGAAATAACACTACGTCAAAGTCAAACCTTCGTAAACTTCCTAAACTGCATGGCAAAAGAGAGTGCCGCAGTGGCAAACAATTTGACAGCCTCTGTTGTAATTAATCACATTGTAAGAGAATCCGAATATTACATCGGTATTGCAAAAGCCTATCTTAGCCATGTTGCGTACAGATAA